In Mycolicibacterium tusciae JS617, one genomic interval encodes:
- a CDS encoding glutaredoxin family protein produces the protein MIDTEITHLNEQDGETAMTITLYTKPGCVQCRATARQFDKADVRIDTIDVSADTAAAQLLADLGYRSVPVVIADGQSWAGHRPDRVDAVIRQMAQAMSCPHL, from the coding sequence GTGATCGACACCGAAATCACCCACCTCAACGAGCAAGACGGAGAAACCGCGATGACCATCACCCTCTACACCAAGCCCGGATGTGTGCAATGCCGCGCCACCGCCCGTCAGTTCGACAAAGCCGACGTGCGCATCGACACCATCGACGTCTCCGCCGACACCGCCGCCGCACAACTGCTGGCAGACCTCGGCTACCGCAGCGTGCCCGTGGTCATCGCCGACGGGCAGTCCTGGGCCGGTCACCGGCCCGACCGCGTGGACGCGGTGATCCGCCAGATGGCACAGGCAATGTCATGCCCGCACCTCTGA
- a CDS encoding DNA cytosine methyltransferase yields MSATAEHRPATQRRRFAHDDLIAVDLFSGFGGFTQGAKRAGFTTIMAANHNRYKVEVHEANHPDAEHWIADLVDPESSNYHSARELPAADLLLAGVSCVNHSQANTQKAYEQGLSLFDLDDPEFDASVTRSERDRATANCVLHYAAQHHPRLILVECTTELTSWGPAIPGKRKIGDGSTYRWWLKQFENLGYKYRVLYLNSMFFGVPQSRDRLYIAMWDRRLPTPDLDHRPAAWCTFCDGVVEAVWTWRTGVPPTGSVRYGKQYDYRCERCRAVVTPPMTPSLAALDLSDLGTRIGERKKPLAPATMARAERCRQRFAEFPAVLMPAKAVHGSERHPWQPLATQTSQQETAVLSTGALMAAAGNTYERPGSDCRSRDLSQPLWAQTATNTTGLLTPPVAVTGQTLAAHRHNGDGKHITQPMDTVTSTHEKAVLLGVANFQGIARGANEPLPTQGGSETLGMVSSGVLPFRRNTVPTAHAEPMPTMTSDQIPGVLTAAGVIKNNGSIDEAKYRSHPISDPLGTTVGSAVTQGVLFSGWYKQNGSHGTETSPHPVTDPFGTLTSRDTTAVLTAQWRAVLADLTLEDCYFRMMAAHEIGRGCGFDVDFADYQGTFVVWGSARNQVDGYGNAVSPPVGEWIGTRLRAALHSEAAA; encoded by the coding sequence ATGAGCGCGACCGCTGAGCACCGGCCCGCCACCCAGCGCCGCCGGTTCGCACACGACGACCTGATCGCAGTCGACCTGTTTTCCGGGTTCGGCGGTTTCACCCAAGGCGCCAAGCGGGCCGGGTTCACCACGATCATGGCCGCCAACCACAACCGCTACAAGGTCGAGGTCCACGAGGCCAACCACCCCGACGCCGAGCACTGGATCGCAGACCTCGTGGACCCCGAGTCCTCGAACTACCATTCCGCCCGGGAGTTGCCCGCTGCCGACCTCCTGCTCGCCGGCGTCAGTTGTGTCAACCACTCCCAGGCCAACACCCAAAAGGCCTACGAGCAAGGGCTGTCACTATTCGACCTCGACGACCCCGAGTTCGATGCCAGCGTCACCCGATCCGAGCGTGACCGCGCGACAGCCAACTGTGTGCTGCACTACGCCGCGCAGCACCACCCACGCCTGATCCTCGTCGAGTGCACCACCGAACTCACGTCCTGGGGACCGGCGATCCCAGGCAAGCGCAAGATCGGCGACGGGTCCACCTACCGCTGGTGGCTCAAACAGTTCGAGAACCTGGGCTACAAGTACCGAGTCCTCTACCTCAACAGCATGTTCTTCGGTGTGCCGCAGTCGCGAGACCGCCTGTACATCGCGATGTGGGACCGACGATTGCCCACACCCGACCTCGACCACCGCCCGGCCGCGTGGTGCACGTTCTGCGACGGTGTGGTCGAGGCAGTGTGGACCTGGCGCACCGGGGTGCCTCCCACCGGCTCAGTGCGTTACGGCAAGCAATACGACTACCGGTGCGAGCGGTGCCGCGCCGTGGTGACTCCGCCGATGACGCCGTCGCTGGCCGCGCTCGATCTGAGCGACCTTGGCACCCGTATCGGTGAACGCAAGAAGCCGTTGGCCCCGGCCACGATGGCTCGTGCCGAGCGGTGCCGCCAACGGTTCGCCGAGTTCCCGGCGGTCCTCATGCCAGCCAAGGCCGTGCACGGCTCCGAACGTCACCCGTGGCAGCCACTGGCCACCCAGACCAGCCAGCAAGAGACCGCTGTCCTGTCGACCGGTGCCCTCATGGCCGCCGCTGGCAACACCTACGAACGCCCAGGTTCAGACTGCCGCAGTCGCGATCTCAGTCAACCGTTGTGGGCGCAGACCGCGACCAACACCACCGGGCTGCTCACGCCACCGGTCGCGGTTACTGGTCAGACGCTCGCCGCGCACCGCCACAACGGCGACGGTAAGCACATCACCCAACCGATGGACACCGTCACCAGCACCCACGAAAAAGCCGTCCTGCTAGGTGTCGCCAACTTCCAGGGCATCGCCCGCGGTGCCAACGAGCCCCTGCCCACCCAAGGCGGCTCCGAGACACTGGGCATGGTGTCCAGCGGCGTCCTGCCCTTCCGCCGCAACACCGTGCCCACCGCACACGCCGAACCGATGCCCACCATGACCTCTGACCAGATCCCAGGCGTCCTCACCGCAGCCGGTGTGATCAAGAACAACGGCTCGATCGACGAGGCTAAGTACCGTTCCCACCCGATCAGCGATCCTCTCGGTACCACCGTGGGATCGGCTGTCACGCAGGGTGTGTTGTTCTCGGGCTGGTACAAGCAGAACGGCAGCCACGGCACCGAGACCTCCCCGCACCCGGTAACCGATCCCTTCGGCACCCTCACCTCGCGCGACACCACCGCCGTGTTAACCGCCCAGTGGCGCGCAGTCCTCGCCGACCTGACGCTCGAGGACTGCTACTTCCGGATGATGGCCGCCCACGAGATCGGACGAGGCTGCGGCTTCGACGTCGACTTCGCCGACTACCAAGGCACCTTCGTGGTCTGGGGAAGCGCCCGCAACCAGGTCGACGGCTATGGCAACGCCGTCTCCCCACCAGTCGGAGAATGGATCGGCACACGATTGCGCGCCGCACTCCACAGTGAAGCCGCCGCCTGA